AGACAAACCACAAGACCCCGAATCCCTCTCGCACCGGCGGACAGGTGCTGGTCGATCAGCTCGTGCTGCACGGCGTGAAGCAGCTTTTTTGCGTGCCCGGCGAAAGCTATCTGGCCGCACTCGACGCACTGCATGACGCCAACGTGGACGTGACCATCTGCCGTCAGGAAGGCGGCGCGACCATGATGGCCGAGGCGCAAGGCAAGCTCACCGGCCAGCCCGGCATCTGCTTTGTCACGCGCGGGCCGGGAGCGACCAACGCCTCCGCGGGCATCCACATCGCGCACCAGGATTCGACGCCGCTGATCGTCTTCGTCGGTCAGGTCGCACGCGGCATGATGGACCGCGAGGCGTTTCAGGAACTCGACTACAGCGCCGTCTTCGGCACCATGACCAAGTGGACCGTGCAGATCGACGATGCCGCGCGCATCCCCGAACTGGTCTCGCGCGCCTTCCACATCGCCACCTCGGGCCGCCCCGGCCCGGTCGTCATCGCACTGCCGGAAGACATGCTGACCGACATGGTCGAGGTGCCCGACGCCCGCCCCTACACGGTCACGGAAATCCACCCCGGAACGGACGCCATCACCGAACTGCAGCAGCGCCTTGAAAAAGCCGAGCGCCCCGTCGTCATCGTCGGCGGTACGCGCTGGGATGAAGCAGCCGTGCAGAATCTCGTGCGCTTTGCGGACAACTGGCAACTCCCCGTCTACTGCTCATTCCGCAGGCAGATGCTGTTCCCCGCCAACCACGCAAGCTACGGCGGCGATCTGGGCCTGGGCGTCAACCCCAAGCTGCTCGCACGCATCCGCGCGAGCGATCTGGTCGTCGTGCTCGGCGGCAGGCTCTCTGAAATCGCCTCGCAAAGCTACGAGCTGTTCCAGATCCCCGAGCCGCAGCAAGCCATGGTCCATGTGCACGCCGACGCCAACGAGCTTGGTCGCCTCTACCACGCAGCGCAGGCCATCAACGCCACGCCGCAAGCCATGACCGCAGCGCTCGCACAACTACCCAAACCGTCCGCTGCACCGAAATGGTCGCAACACACGCAGGACGCCCACGCCGAATACCTCGCCTGGAGCGATCCCGGCAAGATCCGCATTCCCGGCCATCTGCAGATGGGAGAAGTCATGCAGCACCTGCGCGAGGTGCTGCCAGCCGACACCATCTTCTGCAACGGCGCAGGCAACTTCGCCACCTGGATACACCGCTTCTGGCCGTTCACCACCTTCGCCAGCCAGCTCGCACCCACG
This genomic stretch from Diaphorobacter sp. HDW4B harbors:
- a CDS encoding thiamine pyrophosphate-binding protein — encoded protein: METNHKTPNPSRTGGQVLVDQLVLHGVKQLFCVPGESYLAALDALHDANVDVTICRQEGGATMMAEAQGKLTGQPGICFVTRGPGATNASAGIHIAHQDSTPLIVFVGQVARGMMDREAFQELDYSAVFGTMTKWTVQIDDAARIPELVSRAFHIATSGRPGPVVIALPEDMLTDMVEVPDARPYTVTEIHPGTDAITELQQRLEKAERPVVIVGGTRWDEAAVQNLVRFADNWQLPVYCSFRRQMLFPANHASYGGDLGLGVNPKLLARIRASDLVVVLGGRLSEIASQSYELFQIPEPQQAMVHVHADANELGRLYHAAQAINATPQAMTAALAQLPKPSAAPKWSQHTQDAHAEYLAWSDPGKIRIPGHLQMGEVMQHLREVLPADTIFCNGAGNFATWIHRFWPFTTFASQLAPTSGSMGYGPPAGVGAKRMWPQREVVIFAGDGDFLMHGQEFATAIQYGLNIVVVILDNAMYGTIRMHQEREYPGRISGTELKNPDFAAYAKAFGGHGEHVERTEEFAPALARARASGLPSILHCLIDPEAITPSGTLSGIRKAAEEKRRN